The Martelella endophytica genome contains the following window.
CTGACATGCTGGATGAAGACGAAATCGCAAACCGACTGCTGGCGCTCGAGCATGGCGAATTTCACTTTCCGACGCTCTATGGCAAAGGTTGGAACCGCCTCTATATCGGCGACAAGGTGAAGATCGGCCGGGAATTCCTGAATGCCGTGCGCAAGGGCAAATTCCCCGGCATCGAAGACACCGGCCGCAAGAAGGGCGGCGGCCGGGTCTATCTCAAGCGCGG
Protein-coding sequences here:
- a CDS encoding DUF1413 domain-containing protein, with amino-acid sequence MLDEDEIANRLLALEHGEFHFPTLYGKGWNRLYIGDKVKIGREFLNAVRKGKFPGIEDTGRKKGGGRVYLKRG